A region from the Sandaracinus amylolyticus genome encodes:
- the hutH gene encoding histidine ammonia-lyase → MTRPQVRLGDAISLETLDLVARGDATVVLTDEVRARIDRARAAVDRLADGGDRAPNVYGVNTGFGALAETRIAHDQIRALQRNLVRSHACGVGPLLPREAVRAMMFLRAQTIAMGNSGARAKIVDLVIAMLERGVHPCIPSQGSVGASGDLAPLAHLALVLIGEGEAEHQGAIMPGHEALAAAGLTPVELEAKEGLAMINGTQLITAIGALAVLRGERLCTNADVVGAMSLEALKGTGRPFDPRVQQVRPHPGQATTAANLRALLEGSAIMESHRDCGKVQDPYSLRCMPQIHGATRDALAWARQVIEREIVASVDNPLVFVDERGEADFVSGGNFHGQPLAIALDTAAIAIAELANCAERRLEQLVNPAMSSGLPPFLAPRSGLDSGFMMAQVTAAALVSENKVLCHPSSVDSIPSSAGKEDHVSMGSISARKCMQVAEHVRTVLAIEAMVAAQGLDLRLPLEPGVGVRAAHVALREHVPTLVEDRVLHPDILRCCELVDRGVLVTAAERVVGRLS, encoded by the coding sequence ATGACCCGGCCTCAGGTGCGCCTCGGAGACGCGATTTCCCTCGAGACCCTCGACCTCGTCGCGCGCGGCGATGCGACGGTGGTGCTGACCGACGAGGTGCGCGCCCGCATCGATCGTGCGCGCGCCGCGGTCGATCGCCTCGCCGATGGCGGTGATCGCGCGCCCAACGTCTACGGCGTGAACACCGGGTTCGGCGCGCTCGCCGAGACGCGCATCGCGCACGATCAGATCCGCGCGCTCCAGCGCAACCTGGTGCGCAGCCATGCGTGCGGTGTGGGCCCGCTGCTCCCGCGCGAGGCGGTGCGCGCGATGATGTTCCTGCGCGCGCAGACGATCGCGATGGGCAACTCGGGCGCGCGCGCGAAGATCGTCGATCTCGTGATCGCGATGCTCGAGCGCGGCGTGCATCCGTGCATCCCCTCGCAGGGCTCGGTGGGCGCGTCGGGCGATCTCGCGCCGCTCGCGCACTTGGCGCTGGTGCTGATCGGCGAGGGCGAGGCCGAGCACCAGGGCGCGATCATGCCGGGCCACGAGGCGCTCGCCGCGGCGGGCCTCACGCCCGTCGAGCTCGAGGCGAAAGAAGGCCTCGCGATGATCAACGGCACGCAGCTGATCACCGCGATCGGCGCGCTCGCCGTGCTCCGCGGAGAGCGCCTCTGCACGAACGCCGACGTGGTCGGCGCGATGTCGCTCGAGGCGCTCAAGGGCACCGGTCGCCCCTTCGATCCGCGCGTGCAGCAGGTCCGCCCGCACCCCGGCCAGGCGACGACCGCCGCGAACCTCCGCGCGCTCCTCGAGGGCAGCGCGATCATGGAGAGCCACCGCGACTGCGGGAAGGTGCAGGACCCCTACTCGCTCCGCTGCATGCCGCAGATCCACGGCGCGACGCGCGACGCGCTCGCGTGGGCGCGCCAGGTGATCGAGCGCGAGATCGTCGCGTCGGTCGACAACCCGCTGGTGTTCGTCGACGAGCGCGGCGAGGCCGACTTCGTGAGCGGCGGGAACTTCCACGGCCAGCCGCTCGCCATCGCGCTCGACACCGCGGCGATCGCGATCGCGGAGCTCGCGAACTGCGCGGAGCGCCGCCTCGAGCAGCTCGTGAACCCCGCGATGTCGAGCGGGCTGCCGCCCTTCCTCGCGCCGCGCAGCGGGCTCGACTCGGGCTTCATGATGGCGCAGGTGACCGCGGCCGCGCTGGTCAGCGAGAACAAGGTCCTCTGCCATCCCTCGAGCGTCGACTCGATCCCGAGCAGCGCCGGCAAGGAAGACCACGTCTCGATGGGCAGCATCTCCGCGCGCAAGTGCATGCAGGTCGCGGAGCACGTGCGCACGGTGCTCGCGATCGAGGCGATGGTCGCGGCGCAGGGCCTCGATCTGCGGCTTCCGCTCGAGCCCGGCGTCGGCGTGCGCGCGGCGCACGTCGCGCTGCGCGAGCACGTGCCCACGCTCGTCGAGGATCGCGTGCTGCACCCGGACATCCTCCGCTGCTGCGAGCTCGTCGATCGCGGCGTGCTCGTGACGGCGGCCGAGCGCGTCGTCGGTCGGCTGAGCTAA
- a CDS encoding IS110 family transposase has translation MGTKLGSEAPGHAIDIGSEKHVVAIVDETGKPLRKPIPFSEDASGYERLRSMLGEAADAFVAMEATGHYWQNLFAFLHAAGFQIALLNPTRTSRFAAEDLRRAKTDALDALGIARFAQQKRPAATPMPDAATLELRELMRLRDRLVQDLGDRARQVHRALDLSFPELTDHVRDVASAKATTLLVVCPTAEKFRAADPKVLAELKYDGRHVIGLELAKALCEAAKTSVGRHQGTPYELQIRYACEDIATLRARIKKLDEDISQSLDRHEVGKLLTTIDGIGDNTAARMIASIDFDGFKSAAALAAYVGVAPLVNHSGKRQPLRGHACAMGDADLRAKLWMPTLRAVTHNPWLKAFYQRLVAAGKPKKLAIIASMRKLLGAMISVARTRTPFVPKLAAA, from the coding sequence ATGGGCACGAAGCTCGGCTCCGAGGCTCCCGGGCACGCGATCGACATCGGTTCGGAGAAGCACGTCGTCGCCATCGTGGACGAGACGGGCAAGCCGCTGCGCAAGCCAATACCGTTCTCCGAGGACGCATCGGGCTACGAGCGACTGCGCTCGATGCTCGGTGAGGCGGCAGACGCATTCGTCGCGATGGAGGCGACCGGGCACTACTGGCAGAACCTGTTCGCGTTCCTCCACGCGGCGGGCTTCCAGATCGCGCTGCTGAACCCGACGCGCACGTCGCGGTTCGCGGCTGAGGACCTGCGCCGCGCGAAGACGGACGCGCTGGATGCGCTCGGCATCGCGCGGTTCGCGCAGCAGAAGCGGCCTGCCGCGACGCCGATGCCCGATGCAGCGACGCTCGAGCTGCGGGAGCTGATGCGTCTGCGCGACCGGCTGGTGCAGGACCTCGGTGACCGCGCGCGACAGGTCCATCGCGCGCTGGACCTGAGCTTCCCGGAGCTCACCGACCACGTGCGCGACGTGGCATCGGCCAAGGCCACTACGCTGCTCGTCGTGTGCCCGACCGCCGAGAAGTTCCGAGCAGCTGACCCGAAGGTCCTGGCCGAGCTGAAGTACGACGGGCGTCACGTCATCGGTCTCGAGCTCGCAAAGGCGCTCTGCGAGGCCGCCAAGACCAGCGTGGGCCGGCACCAGGGCACGCCCTACGAGCTGCAGATCCGCTACGCGTGCGAGGACATCGCGACGCTCCGGGCGCGCATCAAGAAGCTCGACGAAGACATCAGCCAGAGCCTGGATCGGCATGAGGTCGGCAAGCTGCTGACGACCATCGACGGCATCGGAGACAACACTGCGGCGCGCATGATCGCCTCGATCGACTTCGACGGCTTCAAGAGCGCCGCCGCGCTCGCGGCGTACGTCGGCGTCGCTCCGCTCGTGAACCACTCGGGCAAACGCCAGCCGCTGCGAGGCCACGCCTGCGCGATGGGCGACGCCGACCTGCGCGCCAAGCTCTGGATGCCGACGCTGCGGGCCGTGACCCACAACCCGTGGCTCAAGGCGTTCTACCAGCGCCTCGTGGCCGCCGGAAAGCCGAAGAAGCTCGCGATCATCGCTTCGATGCGCAAGCTTCTCGGCGCCATGATCAGCGTGGCGCGCACGCGCACGCCCTTCGTGCCGAAGCTCGCGGCGGCCTGA
- a CDS encoding winged helix-turn-helix transcriptional regulator gives MSPRHKPPSHEPFSSEACPAMRDVLDRIGDKWSVLVVAMLGIERMRFNELKRSIDGISQRMLTLTLKALERDGLVTRTAYPTIPPRVEYELTELGRTLLAPITALAAWARQNRDAVEEARDKYDAKLARRARSARAAEERAGATGRA, from the coding sequence ATGTCACCGAGGCACAAACCGCCGTCGCACGAGCCGTTCTCGAGCGAGGCGTGCCCCGCCATGCGCGACGTGCTCGATCGCATCGGCGACAAGTGGAGCGTGCTCGTCGTCGCGATGCTCGGGATCGAGCGCATGCGCTTCAACGAGCTGAAGCGATCCATCGACGGGATCTCGCAGCGCATGCTGACGCTCACGCTGAAGGCGCTCGAGCGCGACGGGCTCGTGACGCGCACCGCGTACCCGACGATCCCGCCGCGCGTCGAGTACGAGCTCACCGAGCTCGGCCGCACGCTGCTCGCGCCGATCACTGCGCTCGCGGCGTGGGCGCGGCAGAACCGCGATGCCGTCGAGGAGGCACGCGACAAGTACGACGCGAAGCTCGCGCGCCGCGCGCGATCGGCCCGCGCCGCGGAGGAGCGGGCGGGCGCGACCGGTCGGGCGTGA
- a CDS encoding DUF4911 domain-containing protein, whose amino-acid sequence MSDTTDGASHVPLGEGLVVRRLRMQPSDIVRLRGILAGYDGLASAHGDRTGVVVLVTTTDREAELDEWLEDVAREIALEVIAE is encoded by the coding sequence ATGAGCGACACGACCGACGGCGCGTCGCACGTCCCGCTCGGCGAGGGGCTCGTCGTCCGACGGTTGCGTATGCAACCGTCGGACATCGTGCGACTGCGCGGGATCCTCGCGGGCTACGACGGGCTCGCGAGCGCGCACGGCGATCGCACCGGCGTGGTGGTGCTCGTGACCACCACCGATCGCGAGGCCGAGCTCGACGAGTGGCTCGAGGACGTCGCGCGCGAGATCGCGCTCGAGGTGATCGCGGAGTGA
- the gstA gene encoding glutathione transferase GstA, whose amino-acid sequence MTRRTDTMIKLYYAPGACSLSPHVALREAGLPFELVRVDFMRGKRLETGGEFVDVSPKGYVPAVVLDDGQLLTEGVAIVQYIADQKPELGLAPPPGTLERVRLQEWLVFIATELHKGLSPLFMPQASDELKQAVKAKVRSRLELVARSLGSKPYLMGDRFTIADGYLLYALRAFQRFDSGALPGELPAYLERVSSRPAVKAALEAEGLA is encoded by the coding sequence GTGACCAGGAGGACCGACACGATGATCAAGCTCTACTACGCGCCCGGTGCCTGCTCGCTCTCGCCACACGTCGCGCTGCGCGAAGCGGGCCTCCCGTTCGAGCTCGTGCGCGTCGACTTCATGCGCGGCAAGCGCCTCGAGACCGGCGGCGAATTCGTCGACGTGAGCCCGAAGGGCTACGTGCCCGCGGTGGTGCTCGACGACGGACAGCTGCTCACCGAGGGCGTCGCGATCGTGCAGTACATCGCGGACCAGAAGCCCGAGCTCGGCCTCGCGCCGCCGCCGGGCACGCTGGAGCGCGTGCGCCTGCAGGAGTGGCTCGTCTTCATCGCGACCGAGCTGCACAAAGGGCTCTCACCGCTCTTCATGCCGCAAGCGTCGGACGAGCTGAAGCAGGCGGTGAAGGCGAAGGTGCGATCGCGTCTCGAGCTCGTCGCGCGGAGCCTCGGCTCGAAGCCGTACCTCATGGGCGATCGCTTCACGATCGCCGACGGCTATCTCCTCTACGCGCTGCGCGCGTTCCAGCGCTTCGACAGCGGTGCGTTGCCCGGCGAGCTGCCCGCGTACCTCGAGCGTGTGTCGTCGCGCCCGGCGGTGAAGGCGGCGCTCGAGGCCGAAGGGCTCGCCTGA
- a CDS encoding metallophosphoesterase family protein: MTLILHLSDLHLLGEPREQDAILASLITALEKERARRGRRVDLIAITGDVFDSATIDPRVAVRELEALHKCITRALGDDVPTIVVPGNHDRRRIGLFGPHDESLFRAVREALGARMLIHGCDTPFLAKVVPPAFHAQPLWAIAYDSTYLPHGWLSAGGVVRHEDLLHAAAQIGDAEPDWPLLFLLHHHLVPTPLTDVGPIETHRMHPALCWMLHRVLPVLVAHADREELTMTALGAGTALSTLHDLRRAVLVLHGHKHYATARKLDATEARQGDVLLVSAGSAGTAQRWSPTSPRDTARLWPSFNVIELEGDAITIEAVSFGWKGRSAGETAYRPLVWASREGAKWRLHPIEGAEPHSGPKLIANESRVRLMNARRFGARRWDYECERRVEPNGRGPRRYVETIEGARGALLEPLDRAAPVRATPAQLELGLGALTRYRVDGGVCRSLDEATRVRGAASSPFEWIGLMNRYRARRSRLVLEGLGAHANSAFASTTDLATGQETPLRCHRDVGGDRVVLELDDCPARTLLRVYWPLEA, translated from the coding sequence GTGACGCTGATCCTGCACCTCTCGGATCTCCACCTGCTCGGCGAGCCGCGCGAGCAGGACGCGATCCTCGCATCGTTGATCACAGCGCTCGAGAAGGAGCGCGCGCGTCGTGGCCGCCGCGTCGATCTGATCGCGATCACCGGTGACGTGTTCGACAGCGCGACGATCGATCCGCGCGTCGCGGTGCGCGAGCTCGAGGCGCTCCACAAGTGCATCACGCGCGCGCTGGGCGACGACGTGCCGACGATCGTCGTGCCCGGCAACCACGATCGCCGGCGCATCGGGCTCTTCGGGCCGCACGACGAGTCGCTCTTCCGCGCGGTCCGCGAGGCGCTCGGCGCGCGCATGTTGATCCACGGCTGCGACACGCCGTTCCTCGCGAAGGTGGTCCCGCCCGCGTTCCACGCGCAGCCCCTCTGGGCGATCGCGTACGACTCGACGTACCTCCCGCACGGCTGGCTCAGCGCCGGCGGCGTGGTGCGCCACGAGGATCTGCTGCACGCGGCCGCGCAGATCGGAGACGCCGAGCCCGACTGGCCGCTGCTCTTCTTGTTGCACCACCACCTCGTGCCGACGCCGCTCACCGACGTCGGCCCGATCGAGACACACCGCATGCACCCCGCGCTGTGCTGGATGCTTCATCGCGTGCTGCCGGTGCTCGTCGCGCATGCCGATCGCGAGGAGCTCACGATGACCGCGCTCGGCGCGGGCACCGCGCTCTCGACGCTGCACGATCTGCGACGCGCCGTGCTCGTGCTGCACGGGCACAAGCACTACGCGACCGCACGCAAGCTCGACGCGACCGAGGCGCGGCAGGGCGACGTGCTGCTCGTGTCGGCAGGGAGCGCGGGGACCGCGCAGCGCTGGAGCCCGACCTCGCCGCGCGACACGGCGCGCCTGTGGCCGTCGTTCAACGTGATCGAGCTCGAAGGCGACGCGATCACGATCGAGGCGGTGTCGTTCGGGTGGAAGGGACGCTCGGCGGGCGAGACCGCGTATCGCCCATTGGTCTGGGCGTCGCGCGAGGGCGCGAAGTGGCGCCTCCACCCGATCGAAGGCGCGGAGCCGCACAGCGGGCCGAAGCTGATCGCGAACGAGTCGCGGGTGCGCCTGATGAACGCGCGACGCTTCGGCGCGCGGCGCTGGGACTACGAGTGCGAGCGCCGCGTCGAGCCGAACGGGCGGGGCCCGCGGCGCTACGTCGAGACCATCGAAGGCGCGCGCGGTGCGCTCCTCGAGCCGCTCGATCGCGCGGCGCCGGTGCGCGCGACGCCGGCGCAGCTCGAGCTCGGGCTCGGCGCGCTGACGAGGTACCGCGTCGACGGCGGCGTGTGTCGGAGCCTCGACGAGGCCACGCGCGTGCGCGGCGCCGCGAGCTCGCCCTTCGAGTGGATCGGCCTGATGAACCGCTATCGCGCGCGACGATCGCGGCTGGTGCTCGAGGGCCTCGGCGCCCATGCGAACAGCGCGTTCGCGAGCACGACCGATCTCGCGACCGGACAAGAGACGCCGCTGCGTTGTCACCGCGACGTCGGCGGCGATCGTGTGGTGCTCGAGCTCGACGACTGCCCCGCGCGCACGCTGCTGCGCGTGTACTGGCCGCTCGAGGCGTGA
- a CDS encoding DUF3419 family protein, producing MQLRDVAFEHTFQRLFVYNILFEDAEVDETHLGVDERSRVLSITGAGCGVAGMLSRDPRSIDAVDINPHHLALTALKCTAAKSMRSYSRFYDLCGRGWQPDPERTIATLARAMPSWMQRYWSRHHGRFERSVYREGLTAVMLGAFRRFTGLDAEWLRWAMRLSPDARVAAVDEHIAPVLQSPLARAYFASPAQLVALGINFSQRDRILATEDQPDLAAFVLDHLRRLARTDVATNWFVWWAIAGHFDHERTTDAVPPYLRPDRHARSIEASTDVRYHRANLFDVLERSPQRAYTHYTLCDAPDWMPERTQRRLLDEILRTSEDGAIVLYRSVEDECMATRLGYQRRFVPLRDRTEHATQADRSRQYRAVRFYQVAH from the coding sequence ATGCAGCTCCGCGACGTCGCGTTCGAGCACACGTTCCAGCGCCTGTTCGTCTACAACATCCTCTTCGAGGACGCGGAGGTCGACGAGACGCACCTCGGGGTCGACGAGCGCTCGCGCGTGCTCTCGATCACCGGCGCGGGGTGCGGCGTCGCGGGGATGTTGAGCCGCGATCCGCGCTCGATCGACGCGGTCGACATCAACCCGCACCACCTCGCGCTCACCGCGCTGAAGTGCACCGCCGCGAAGTCGATGCGCTCGTACTCGCGCTTCTACGATCTCTGCGGGCGCGGCTGGCAGCCCGATCCGGAGCGCACGATCGCGACGCTCGCGCGCGCGATGCCTTCGTGGATGCAGCGCTACTGGTCGCGCCACCACGGGCGCTTCGAGCGCAGCGTGTACCGCGAGGGGCTCACCGCCGTGATGCTCGGCGCGTTCCGCCGCTTCACCGGGCTCGACGCGGAGTGGCTGCGCTGGGCGATGCGCCTCTCGCCCGACGCGCGCGTCGCCGCGGTGGACGAGCACATCGCCCCGGTGCTGCAGAGCCCGCTCGCGCGCGCGTACTTCGCGTCGCCCGCGCAGCTCGTCGCGCTGGGCATCAACTTCTCGCAGCGCGACCGCATCCTCGCGACCGAGGACCAGCCCGATCTCGCGGCGTTCGTGCTCGATCACCTGCGGCGGCTCGCGCGCACCGACGTCGCGACGAACTGGTTCGTCTGGTGGGCGATCGCGGGGCACTTCGATCACGAGCGCACGACCGACGCGGTGCCTCCGTACCTTCGTCCGGATCGTCACGCACGCTCGATCGAGGCGAGCACCGACGTGCGCTACCACCGCGCGAACCTCTTCGACGTGCTCGAGCGCTCGCCGCAGCGCGCGTACACGCACTACACGCTGTGCGACGCGCCCGACTGGATGCCCGAGCGCACCCAGCGCCGGCTGCTCGACGAGATCCTGCGCACCAGCGAGGACGGCGCGATCGTCCTCTATCGATCCGTCGAGGACGAGTGCATGGCGACGCGTCTCGGCTATCAGCGCCGCTTCGTCCCGCTGCGTGATCGCACCGAGCACGCGACGCAGGCCGACCGCTCGCGCCAGTACCGCGCGGTGCGCTTCTACCAGGTGGCGCACTGA
- a CDS encoding amidohydrolase family protein, with product MTRIVLFVAVVAIASDARADIEIDGERVEVVDMHLHPGHYANMAIEGRRFIGASLPPFARLYAPALIEVLLDPYAEHVGIRAETEMAGVDHAVLFAVYASRSTGFYTNDELERVLADERNAGWAWGMASIDYEGFLDDGIAQQRLDALASYFEQRRDLFVGIKLAHAHQAVTFDDARYLGVYDVAARFGVPVLLHTGLSPFPGTQTDPAYYDPEGLEAVVTAYDGAHGAPRVDFVLSHVGQGDPRAVEHALALAEAHENVWLEISALNRPFLLDDDGEPIASTEPQYPSVLRRILERGLVERTLFATDGPQFSGMVRSYVQRIALGMREAGYSLDQIRRVMSGTFYRLYLQSE from the coding sequence ATGACGCGCATCGTCCTCTTCGTCGCGGTCGTCGCGATCGCGAGCGACGCGCGCGCCGACATCGAGATCGACGGCGAGCGCGTGGAGGTCGTCGACATGCACCTCCACCCCGGGCACTACGCGAACATGGCGATCGAGGGTCGCCGCTTCATCGGCGCGAGCCTGCCGCCTTTCGCGCGGCTGTACGCGCCCGCGCTGATCGAGGTGCTGCTCGATCCCTACGCCGAGCACGTCGGCATCCGCGCGGAGACCGAGATGGCGGGGGTCGATCACGCGGTGCTCTTCGCGGTGTACGCCTCGCGCTCCACCGGCTTCTACACGAACGACGAGCTCGAGCGCGTGCTCGCGGACGAGCGCAACGCGGGCTGGGCGTGGGGCATGGCCAGCATCGACTACGAAGGGTTCCTCGACGACGGCATCGCGCAGCAGCGCCTCGACGCGCTCGCCTCGTACTTCGAGCAGCGCCGCGATCTGTTCGTCGGCATCAAGCTCGCGCACGCGCACCAGGCCGTGACCTTCGACGACGCGCGCTACCTGGGCGTGTACGACGTCGCGGCGCGCTTCGGCGTCCCGGTGCTGCTCCACACCGGGCTCAGCCCGTTCCCCGGCACGCAGACCGATCCGGCGTACTACGACCCCGAGGGGCTCGAAGCGGTCGTCACCGCGTACGACGGCGCGCACGGCGCGCCGCGCGTCGACTTCGTCCTCTCGCACGTGGGCCAGGGCGATCCGCGCGCGGTCGAGCACGCGCTCGCGCTCGCCGAAGCGCACGAGAACGTGTGGCTCGAGATCAGCGCGCTGAATCGGCCCTTCTTGCTCGATGACGACGGCGAGCCGATCGCGAGCACCGAGCCGCAGTACCCGAGCGTGCTCCGCCGCATCCTCGAGCGCGGCCTCGTCGAGCGCACGCTCTTCGCGACCGACGGCCCGCAGTTCTCGGGGATGGTGCGCAGCTACGTGCAGCGCATCGCGCTGGGCATGCGCGAGGCCGGGTACTCGCTCGACCAGATCCGCCGCGTGATGAGCGGGACCTTCTACCGGCTGTACCTGCAGAGCGAGTGA
- a CDS encoding alpha/beta hydrolase family protein, giving the protein MPRSLPALLLVVAVACAPEDDACAAAPFASPGPFVAGVTTLDVDGLAVEVWYPAESEAGTPRDVYDLRDHLPSELAPAIPDDAPTTFTTPAHRDVPVASGPFPVVYFSHGLGGYRRQSSAITAHLASWGFVVAAPEHAERNLATVLRVAMGTEGASISDDAYAQILAAHAHLASEARFAGALDLSRVAVMGHSAGGGAVQALVDRSPLEADAWIGMATVAAPQASTVPGLLLGGSLDQLATVASMDELFDHEIVASPARLVRIEGAGHLAFSDICVIGRERGGVLAIAQDAGLEIDELVVTLATDGCQPQALPAEDAWPIVGHYAVAHLRDALGVSTPATPITGLEPDAATCFGARIGRNDAR; this is encoded by the coding sequence ATGCCCCGCTCTCTCCCGGCGCTCTTGCTCGTCGTCGCCGTCGCATGCGCCCCCGAAGACGACGCGTGTGCCGCCGCGCCGTTCGCGTCGCCGGGGCCCTTCGTGGCGGGCGTCACGACGCTCGACGTCGACGGGCTCGCGGTCGAGGTCTGGTACCCCGCGGAGAGCGAGGCGGGCACGCCGCGCGACGTCTACGACCTGCGCGATCACCTGCCGTCGGAGCTCGCGCCCGCGATCCCCGACGACGCGCCGACCACGTTCACCACGCCGGCGCATCGCGACGTGCCGGTCGCGAGCGGTCCGTTCCCGGTCGTCTACTTCAGCCATGGCCTCGGCGGATATCGCCGGCAGTCGTCGGCGATCACGGCGCACCTCGCGTCGTGGGGCTTCGTCGTCGCGGCGCCCGAGCACGCGGAGCGAAACCTCGCGACGGTGCTGCGCGTCGCGATGGGCACCGAGGGCGCGTCGATCAGCGACGACGCGTACGCGCAGATCCTCGCGGCGCACGCGCACCTCGCGAGCGAAGCGCGCTTCGCGGGCGCGCTCGATCTCTCGCGCGTCGCGGTGATGGGCCACTCGGCGGGCGGCGGCGCGGTGCAGGCGCTCGTCGATCGCTCACCGCTCGAGGCGGACGCGTGGATCGGGATGGCGACCGTCGCCGCGCCGCAGGCGTCGACGGTGCCCGGCCTGTTGCTCGGCGGCAGCCTCGATCAGCTCGCGACCGTCGCGTCGATGGACGAGCTCTTCGATCACGAGATCGTCGCGTCGCCGGCGCGCCTCGTGCGCATCGAGGGCGCCGGGCACCTCGCCTTCAGCGACATCTGCGTGATCGGCCGCGAGCGCGGCGGCGTGCTCGCGATCGCGCAGGACGCAGGGCTCGAGATCGACGAGCTCGTCGTGACGCTCGCGACCGACGGATGTCAGCCGCAGGCGCTGCCCGCCGAAGACGCGTGGCCGATCGTCGGGCACTACGCCGTCGCGCATCTGCGCGACGCGCTCGGCGTGAGCACGCCCGCGACGCCGATCACCGGGCTCGAGCCGGACGCCGCGACGTGCTTCGGCGCGCGCATCGGTCGCAACGACGCGCGCTGA
- the yihA gene encoding ribosome biogenesis GTP-binding protein YihA/YsxC gives MQVDIRDARFVASAMRQDQLPPPAFAEIAFAGRSNVGKSSLINQLVVRRKLVRTSSTPGATRGLLLFRTALAIQRAGKEPQLATLDLVDLPGYGFAKRSKIERRSWGPMIEGYLENRVGLRAVVVIVDVRRGLEDDDRQLLEFLDHIRRPAVLVATKLDKLPASQRMLEVAKIKASAGRPVVGVSSETGDGRDRLWSRLIAAAGIAPADVTPSS, from the coding sequence ATGCAGGTCGACATCCGCGATGCTCGCTTCGTCGCGAGCGCGATGCGGCAGGATCAGCTCCCGCCGCCCGCGTTCGCCGAGATCGCGTTCGCCGGTCGATCGAACGTCGGCAAGAGCAGCCTGATCAACCAACTCGTGGTGCGCCGCAAGCTCGTGCGCACCAGCTCGACGCCCGGCGCCACGCGCGGATTGCTCCTCTTCCGCACCGCGCTCGCGATCCAGCGCGCGGGCAAGGAGCCGCAGCTCGCGACGCTCGATCTCGTCGATCTGCCCGGCTACGGGTTCGCGAAGCGCAGCAAGATCGAGCGCCGCTCGTGGGGCCCGATGATCGAGGGCTACCTCGAGAACCGCGTCGGGCTGCGCGCGGTCGTGGTGATCGTCGACGTGCGACGCGGGCTCGAGGACGACGATCGACAGCTGCTCGAGTTCCTCGATCACATCCGGCGCCCGGCGGTGCTCGTCGCGACGAAGCTCGACAAGCTGCCCGCGAGCCAGCGCATGCTCGAGGTCGCGAAGATCAAAGCGAGCGCGGGACGTCCCGTGGTCGGCGTGAGCTCGGAGACCGGTGATGGTCGCGACCGGCTGTGGTCGCGACTCATCGCCGCGGCCGGGATCGCGCCCGCCGACGTCACGCCCTCGAGCTGA
- a CDS encoding class I SAM-dependent methyltransferase, whose amino-acid sequence MEIVSPVSRDEHKRFLDAYYGWARDVYDVTRRYYLLGRDVVTAQLLREPWNRLVEIGPGTGRNLRKLHAERPVALYGGIEASSAMLERARARCPWALLEEGFAEDADYRELLGAPPDRVLVSYTLSMVQDVERAIENAREMVSPRGEIVVVDFGDLRGLRGPLAPALRAWLDAFHVTPLPQGVLERHARTIEDGPLGYYRIARIPPR is encoded by the coding sequence ATGGAGATCGTCTCGCCGGTCTCGCGCGACGAGCACAAGCGCTTCCTCGACGCGTACTACGGCTGGGCGCGCGACGTGTACGACGTCACGCGCCGCTACTACCTGCTCGGTCGCGACGTCGTGACCGCGCAGCTGCTGCGCGAGCCGTGGAACCGGCTCGTCGAGATCGGGCCGGGAACGGGACGCAACCTGCGCAAGCTCCACGCGGAGCGCCCGGTCGCGCTCTACGGCGGGATCGAGGCCTCGAGCGCGATGCTCGAGCGCGCACGCGCGCGATGCCCGTGGGCGCTCCTCGAGGAGGGCTTCGCCGAGGACGCGGACTACCGCGAGCTGCTCGGCGCGCCGCCCGATCGCGTGCTCGTCTCGTACACGCTCTCGATGGTCCAGGACGTCGAGCGCGCGATCGAGAACGCGCGCGAGATGGTGTCGCCGCGCGGCGAGATCGTGGTCGTCGACTTCGGCGATCTGCGCGGTCTGCGCGGCCCGCTCGCGCCGGCGCTGCGCGCGTGGCTCGACGCGTTCCACGTGACGCCGCTGCCGCAGGGCGTGCTCGAGCGGCACGCGCGCACCATCGAGGACGGTCCGCTCGGCTACTACCGCATCGCGCGGATCCCGCCGCGCTGA